DNA sequence from the Rubripirellula tenax genome:
CGTTTCACCGGGTGCGATTTCGCCAGCCATCTTTACAATCGCATCGCGAATGACGGACGACTTCGTCTGGCTGCCGACGCGGCATGTCGGCTCTGGAAACTCAGCGGTGTACAACGCAATGACTTGCACCGTGCCTTCGGGATTCAGTTCCAAATGTGCGCCGCGGATTCCGCTGGCCCCGACGTCGATACCCCAGCAAGACTTGGTTTTCTTCCGGCTGCGAATCGCCGACATCAAACCTTTTTTGGGCGGCAAAAAGTCACCTTCGACACGGGCGATCCCAAGTCCCTGCAGCGCCAGGCCGAACGCGATGCTATGTCTTGCCAACGCGTTTCGATCCAGGGATGTATCGCCGAACGAAAGCGATTGAGGATACGCCAAAATACCGACCTTCCCGCCCACCCAGCTTTGGCGACTGCCATCCCAATCGGCATAGGCTAGTCGTAGTTCCGAGGGGCGCGACCGAACGGCGCCGGACAACCGTTTCAATGTCACCTTCGCCGTTTCGTCATCGGGTGATTCTTTGTTGAATCGGACGCACATTCGACCCAGCAAGGGAAGTGCGTAGGGTTCGTTGGGGAACTGGTCTGCTAACCAATGCACGTTGTCAATTTTTTCACGAAGTCGAGCGGATTCTTCGTTCTGACATATCGCCGGGATGGCGCTGACGCATTGCAGCGCGTCCGCGTATTTGGATTTGGCGAGTTTTGCATTTGCATTGGCAATCAGTTTTTGTGACAAGTCCGCAGCAAGCTTCGAATATGCGGGATGGCCGGGGGCTAACTCATTAAGTTGATCGAGATAACCTCCCGCCATGATCCATTGTTTCGCAGACACCGCTTTCCGGAGTTCCGCGTCGACGTCCACGAGTTGCCCGAGATGGTTTTTGCTGCGGGATAGAAACCGTTGGCTGTCGGGGCTTAGCAGTTGCGATGGAACCTCGCTAAGCAATTTCACGACCATCGCGTGGTCGCCTCGATCGAAAGCTGCGGCGGCTTGTTGAGCGTGTTGGTCGAATTGGTTGTTGGTTTTCGCCTTCAACTGCTCGATCTTCTCAATGGCTTTGCGAGCATCGTTTGCATCCTTGGCGAACCGATAATCATTTAAGTCAGCGATGCGTCCCAACAGCGAGATGGATTGATCAAAGTCGAACGCCTTGGCTGCTTGAACCGCTTGGGTCATCGTTTCGCCATGCTTGGCGATGCGCTGATTCAACAACGCCGCCAGATCGGTACCGCACGAACCACAGAACTTTTGCGTAAGCGAGACCTGCTTGCTGCACATCGCACAGGGCTCGACCAACGTTTGGCCACATCCGGCGCAGAACAATTCGCCGTTGCCGTTGTTGTGTTTGCAGTTGCCACACGTGTTTCCGACCGCGCCGGACACTGAATTCATCGTTGTCATCTCATTCCTGCCCATGATTCCATACCAACGCGAAAGTTTCGCTCTCCTGCTTCATCGTGGATCTGATTGAAGGTCGACGATGGCACCGAGTACCGGAAACCAATTACTGAAGGTTTTGTCGTCCGGGTCACCCACTTCGACGTAGCCGTGCTGGCGATCGCGATTGAACATCACCGTCGGACAATCTGCCGGGACGGTTAGAACCAATCGATACTCGCCCGGCTTGGACATCGGCGTTAGATGAGCTTTCAATTCCTTGGGCTCCACGCCGGTGACTTCGATCTTGCGATTCGCTTCGCCTCGGTTTCGGACCACCAGCTTGAACTGGTGCTCCTTGCCCGCGTCGAGGGTTCCGATATCCAACCCTTCGCTGCTGTGGATATCGGGGCTGTAAAAATTGATGGGCGCACGAACGTGACCAGCCACGTTGACCGTGCGTGTCATCACTTCGTCGGAGTTCGGATTCTTGAACGTCAACTTCACGTCACCGGAAAACTTGCCGCGAGACTTTCCGCTGGTTGATACGCTCACTCGCCAAGCCCATTTTGCGTGCTTGTCGAACAGACTGGTATCGTCCACGGACAGCGGTTCGACGTTCCAATCGAAACTTGGCAAGTCGCTTGCGGCTGAGTCCAAGTAGAAGTCTTCAAGCAGTTGGCTGTAGACGGTGAACGTTGCTTCGGGTAGGTCACCGGGATTGACCGACTTCATCACAACTTGGCTGGGCACGACCAATTCAGCGCGTATTTCGCCTTGGACCGTCAAAGTTATTTCGGGTTGCAGCGGGTCGTTCGTTTCGAGCGTCGCCGATTGCTCGTAGTTGTCCAGTTGGTATCCCGTGTTCCAAGTCATTGTGACGTCGGTTTGCCCGCCGGGAAGAAGGACGTTGCTGCCCAGTTTTCCGACCGTACATTTGCAACTCGTTCGCTGAACGTTAATGGTCAAGGGTGCTTCGCCGTCGTTACGAACGGTGAACGAATGGCTGACGGTGGCATGTGGGTCGAGCAAACCGAAATGAAACTCGGTTGTATCAAGCGAGGCGATCGGACGAACGGACGAGGAAATGGTCGCGACTTCGCTTGCCCGCTGCTTGACCTCTGCGATCTTCGCTTTGAACGCCGGGCGAAGAGCTTTCGGAACACCGTGAGGTTCGTAGCTGACCGTGGCAATCAAGATTCCCGCGACCGTGGCAAGACTGGCCACAACCGCGACACCGGCCATCATTCGTTTTCCGAGCGTGTTCATCAGCGATAGGTGTTTGGTTTAGATAGGGGCAAAAAGGGTGTCACACAAGAAGCCTCTGCGACTCAAGATGAATCGCAGAGGCATCGAATTGGATCAAGCAAGCATCAGGCTCAGTCTTCGAAAGCGCCCTTGAAGAACGTTTCGCTCCAGAACACGCCGCCATAGAACTGGTCGCGTGGCATTTCCGTCGTCGAATCGGCATAGCCGACGTCAACGATTTCGTCTTCGGTCAGCGGAGTAGCGTCAGCACCGTTGGCGTCTTTGCCGACGGGGAAACCCGGGTTCAAGTAGCCGTCGTTGTTCAGGTCATAGAAGACCTTGACGCTTCCGTCGCCCATCAACACGTTGACTGCACCGGCGTGAACGGCGAACCAGTCGCGGGTGTCTTGCAAGTACGTCGGGGCAGTGGTGATGTCCGCTGCGGTGAAGCTTGGGACGTAAGCGGTCGCAGTAGCCAAGTCCGCAGCGTAGGCAGGCCTGCAACCGTTGGTGGTCGCTTCGCCTTTCTCACAAAGTTGGTTCCCGACCAACGGTGCG
Encoded proteins:
- the pilM gene encoding pilus assembly protein PilM, whose translation is MNSVSGAVGNTCGNCKHNNGNGELFCAGCGQTLVEPCAMCSKQVSLTQKFCGSCGTDLAALLNQRIAKHGETMTQAVQAAKAFDFDQSISLLGRIADLNDYRFAKDANDARKAIEKIEQLKAKTNNQFDQHAQQAAAAFDRGDHAMVVKLLSEVPSQLLSPDSQRFLSRSKNHLGQLVDVDAELRKAVSAKQWIMAGGYLDQLNELAPGHPAYSKLAADLSQKLIANANAKLAKSKYADALQCVSAIPAICQNEESARLREKIDNVHWLADQFPNEPYALPLLGRMCVRFNKESPDDETAKVTLKRLSGAVRSRPSELRLAYADWDGSRQSWVGGKVGILAYPQSLSFGDTSLDRNALARHSIAFGLALQGLGIARVEGDFLPPKKGLMSAIRSRKKTKSCWGIDVGASGIRGAHLELNPEGTVQVIALYTAEFPEPTCRVGSQTKSSVIRDAIVKMAGEIAPGETPVWISMPTTETVNRFVRLPPVDKKQANKLLDVEVRERIPLPLDELGIVRWMADDVIEQIKGRPAFVSAARRTAIESRIDLFQSAGLTVSGLQSAAIALVNFSAHEFATHWKVDPESEAAESEHSEAFAIVDSGAETLTVAVIARDEFWFSSIENAGENFTSLLARSIKRTNSDAEQLKRDPAKIESPSSAWTPLENRMGEIRARLEQTMTEANKFMNELDVIGVWCVGGSAFTFGWIRRVLLKE
- a CDS encoding Ig-like domain-containing protein codes for the protein MNTLGKRMMAGVAVVASLATVAGILIATVSYEPHGVPKALRPAFKAKIAEVKQRASEVATISSSVRPIASLDTTEFHFGLLDPHATVSHSFTVRNDGEAPLTINVQRTSCKCTVGKLGSNVLLPGGQTDVTMTWNTGYQLDNYEQSATLETNDPLQPEITLTVQGEIRAELVVPSQVVMKSVNPGDLPEATFTVYSQLLEDFYLDSAASDLPSFDWNVEPLSVDDTSLFDKHAKWAWRVSVSTSGKSRGKFSGDVKLTFKNPNSDEVMTRTVNVAGHVRAPINFYSPDIHSSEGLDIGTLDAGKEHQFKLVVRNRGEANRKIEVTGVEPKELKAHLTPMSKPGEYRLVLTVPADCPTVMFNRDRQHGYVEVGDPDDKTFSNWFPVLGAIVDLQSDPR